In one Leptogranulimonas caecicola genomic region, the following are encoded:
- a CDS encoding YhgE/Pip domain-containing protein, which translates to MHTVFAIFKRDLLRILKNPVAIVITIGVAIIPAAYAWLNILANWDPYANTSTMPVAVANQDAGASVDFADKGATAINVGAQVEAQLKDNHKLGWTFVDADEAKAGVESGRYYAALVIPEDFSKDLASVLTGNITRPELEYYVNEKLSAVAPKVTDSGASTVESSIDDSFVETVTTAVVEAAKTEGLTLENRTSSGTDAARQKVLDARDQIASISQLLKDTQSSCQTAKDTIVEAKATTSQLKTSGENARANLEHALGSLETTRTKTNALAQKLDSSLVNGATTISGISSEAASNMAAIHGTLSSANGTLSSVATRLQSTQDSLSAAKTSLDNAVAALPDTGSIADLKSRLEAESQRLGQQLSAQQALLDKVKTALDAAQTSTNETNDAAQSINNEVQSTANNLLSTRQALADEALPHLTSALDSFSSAGNGLAGTLGSLDSLLDQAQVSLDSLASTLDQASTALGSTQTSLDNALESLDNLATDLSAIDSSQVMEALRTYTGANTDQISSFMSSPVTIDEKTVYPVANYGTGVTPFYTDVALFVGGFVLVSIYKLEVDREQVGDFKPWQAYFGRWMLLNLVGILQALITCIGDIALGIQCVHPVAFVFAGLVESFVYVNMIYALAVALKHVGKALAVVILILQIPGSSGLYPIQMQPGFFQALYPWLPFTYGNNAMREAIAGFYGSYYVENLCILLLYVIPSLIIGVTLRRHLLNINRLFDAKLRETDLMACEETEPPQANFRLTTLLKAALDSAAYRQVFEMRMAWFNTHYETMVRWGFRALLLCSTVLLIPLFIATQEIKFAVLILWIVSILLLILYLVTIEYIHDMAAQKMGLSELSQSQIMAMVSDRLNHEVAPFAPFSAMRRLDESHDKAKERLESLINHKTDETAGPAPEERPKSKDQSTRGGDE; encoded by the coding sequence TTGCATACCGTCTTTGCCATCTTCAAGCGGGATCTGCTTCGCATTCTTAAAAACCCCGTGGCCATAGTGATCACCATTGGCGTCGCCATCATCCCCGCCGCCTATGCCTGGTTAAACATCTTGGCCAACTGGGATCCCTATGCCAATACTTCCACCATGCCCGTGGCGGTGGCCAATCAAGATGCCGGGGCATCTGTGGACTTTGCCGACAAGGGCGCCACCGCCATCAATGTGGGCGCCCAGGTGGAAGCCCAGCTCAAGGACAACCACAAGCTGGGCTGGACCTTCGTAGACGCCGATGAGGCCAAAGCAGGTGTGGAATCCGGCCGCTACTATGCCGCCCTCGTCATTCCGGAGGACTTCTCAAAAGACCTCGCCTCAGTACTTACCGGAAACATCACCAGACCTGAGCTGGAGTACTACGTAAACGAGAAGCTCAGCGCCGTGGCCCCCAAAGTCACCGACTCCGGAGCCTCCACAGTAGAGAGCTCCATCGACGACTCGTTTGTTGAGACAGTGACCACCGCCGTGGTGGAGGCAGCCAAGACCGAGGGACTCACTCTAGAGAACCGCACTTCTTCAGGCACCGACGCCGCCCGCCAAAAAGTGTTGGATGCCCGCGATCAGATTGCCTCCATCTCGCAGCTGCTCAAAGATACCCAAAGCTCCTGCCAAACGGCCAAAGACACCATTGTGGAGGCCAAAGCCACCACCTCCCAGCTCAAGACGTCAGGCGAGAACGCCCGCGCCAATCTGGAGCACGCCCTAGGCTCGTTGGAGACCACGCGCACCAAGACCAACGCGCTTGCCCAAAAGCTCGACAGCTCTCTAGTGAATGGCGCCACCACCATCTCTGGCATCTCTTCTGAGGCCGCCTCGAACATGGCTGCCATACACGGCACGCTAAGCTCTGCCAACGGCACGCTAAGCTCGGTGGCCACCCGGTTGCAATCCACCCAGGACTCGCTGAGCGCCGCAAAGACCTCGCTGGACAATGCCGTCGCCGCCCTGCCAGACACCGGATCCATCGCAGATCTCAAGAGTCGCCTGGAAGCCGAGTCCCAGCGCCTAGGCCAGCAACTTAGCGCCCAACAGGCCCTGCTGGACAAGGTGAAGACCGCGCTGGATGCAGCCCAAACCTCCACCAATGAGACCAACGACGCAGCTCAATCCATCAACAATGAGGTGCAATCGACTGCCAACAACCTGTTGTCCACGCGCCAGGCACTGGCAGATGAGGCTCTCCCCCATCTTACAAGCGCCTTGGACTCGTTCTCCTCGGCAGGCAATGGATTGGCTGGCACCCTAGGCAGCCTGGACAGCCTTTTGGACCAAGCTCAGGTGTCTCTCGACTCCTTGGCCTCCACCTTGGATCAGGCGTCCACGGCACTAGGAAGCACCCAGACCTCTTTGGACAATGCCTTAGAATCGTTGGACAACCTGGCCACCGATCTTTCTGCCATCGACAGCTCCCAGGTAATGGAAGCTTTGAGAACCTATACAGGGGCCAATACAGATCAGATTTCATCATTTATGTCATCTCCTGTGACCATCGATGAGAAGACGGTCTATCCGGTAGCCAACTACGGCACTGGCGTCACTCCCTTCTACACAGACGTGGCCCTGTTTGTAGGTGGCTTCGTGCTGGTATCCATCTACAAGCTTGAAGTGGACCGCGAACAGGTAGGCGATTTCAAGCCATGGCAGGCCTACTTTGGAAGGTGGATGCTCCTTAACCTGGTGGGCATCCTGCAAGCGCTTATTACGTGCATAGGCGACATCGCGCTTGGCATCCAATGCGTCCATCCGGTCGCCTTCGTCTTTGCGGGACTGGTGGAGTCCTTTGTCTATGTCAATATGATCTACGCGCTGGCCGTGGCCTTAAAGCATGTGGGCAAAGCCCTTGCAGTGGTTATTCTGATCCTGCAAATCCCGGGGTCCTCCGGCCTCTACCCCATTCAGATGCAGCCGGGCTTCTTTCAAGCCCTCTACCCCTGGTTGCCCTTCACCTACGGCAACAACGCCATGCGCGAGGCCATCGCCGGCTTTTATGGCAGCTATTACGTCGAGAACCTTTGCATCCTGCTGCTCTACGTGATCCCCTCGCTCATCATTGGCGTGACGTTGCGGCGCCATTTGCTCAACATCAACCGCCTCTTTGACGCCAAGCTCCGCGAGACAGACCTTATGGCCTGCGAGGAGACCGAGCCTCCACAGGCCAACTTCCGACTCACCACCCTGCTCAAGGCAGCGCTGGATTCTGCCGCCTACCGCCAGGTGTTCGAGATGCGCATGGCCTGGTTTAACACGCACTACGAAACCATGGTGCGCTGGGGCTTCCGCGCCCTGCTGCTCTGCTCCACCGTGCTGCTCATTCCTCTGTTCATAGCCACACAGGAGATCAAGTTTGCAGTGCTCATCCTCTGGATCGTCTCCATTTTGCTGCTCATCCTCTATCTGGTGACCATCGAATACATCCACGACATGGCCGCCCAGAAGATGGGGCTTTCCGAGCTCTCCCAATCCCAGATCATGGCCATGGTAAGCGACCGGCTCAATCATGAGGTGGCCCCTTTCGCCCCCTTCTCGGCCATGCGCAGGTTGGATGAGAGCCACGACAAGGCCAAAGAGCGCCTGGAATCACTTATCAATCATAAAACCGATGAGACGGCAGGGCCCGCGCCCGAAGAGAGACCCAAGTCAAAGGATCAATCCACGAGGGGAGGCGATGAATAG
- the priA gene encoding replication restart helicase PriA, which translates to MAQYASIVLDIPTRALTSTYDYRVPEGLGSQVQVGSTVLVTFSGRAAVGYVTNLSDQVSPGVNPGKLRDIESVLASPAFDQTAAQVALWMAQEYAAPPSACLRLLLPPGQTVKVHKSQEGGPWELINEQVSAPDARWVSLTNDGNDFTPRKNASRQREVLAALAEGPQRLADLKALIPGAASVVTNLAKRGVVAVETRTYARGMQTTTLSSAKALRPAALTQGQQQAVAAIEEARQSANGDVVLVDGVTGSGKTEVYLQAIESTLAAGQGAIVLVPEISLTAQTVGRFRSRFGDRVSILHSRLSVGERRDQWERLRTGEAQVAVGARSALFAPIHNLGLIVVDEEHEHSYKQDQAPRYQARDVAAQMARERGAALVLGSATLSMEAIQRAQEGGWRGARWTRVAMEERPGTSQLPSVRIVDMRTEGAKGDGSPFSPTLAAALKANYQAKRKSVLLLNRRGFASFLMCQDCGCVPECPHCSTALTYHERTHELVCHSCGSSWSINAYPNPYTHCPSCGSRYLAAYGVGTQRVEDELAQLLPGAPIIRMDADTTKTKGAHQALLEEFDAAEGAVLIGTQMIAKGLDFPEVTLVGVINADTTLKLPDFRAGERTYDLLEQVAGRAGRGQEAGQVIVQTYWPTHPAITSVASHDRYGFRSWELAQRQEASYPPFARLGNITVSGTNGRHVQQEVQDIAAQLRQRTRDLAGWQILGPTECVKAKVKDRYRFHVLIKAPATATLGPLLAETCAAVNTKGVSVAIDVDPYDFM; encoded by the coding sequence GTGGCCCAGTATGCCTCCATAGTGCTCGACATCCCCACAAGGGCTCTGACCAGCACCTATGACTATCGTGTCCCAGAAGGGCTGGGGTCTCAGGTGCAGGTGGGTTCCACGGTGTTGGTGACGTTTTCTGGCCGTGCAGCGGTGGGCTATGTCACAAACCTGTCAGACCAGGTGAGCCCCGGCGTCAATCCTGGCAAGCTACGCGATATCGAGAGCGTGCTTGCGAGCCCGGCATTCGATCAGACGGCGGCCCAGGTCGCGCTCTGGATGGCTCAGGAGTATGCCGCTCCTCCTTCGGCCTGCCTGCGGCTGCTGTTGCCGCCAGGACAGACGGTGAAGGTGCATAAGAGTCAGGAAGGCGGTCCTTGGGAGCTCATCAATGAGCAGGTGAGCGCCCCTGATGCCCGCTGGGTAAGTTTGACCAATGATGGCAACGACTTCACCCCGCGCAAAAATGCCAGCCGCCAAAGAGAAGTGTTGGCAGCTTTGGCAGAGGGTCCCCAGCGCTTGGCAGACCTTAAAGCTTTGATTCCTGGAGCCGCCAGCGTGGTGACCAACCTGGCCAAGCGCGGCGTGGTAGCTGTAGAAACTCGCACTTATGCTCGCGGAATGCAAACCACTACGCTCTCCAGTGCCAAAGCGTTGCGACCTGCAGCGCTTACCCAAGGCCAGCAGCAGGCCGTCGCAGCCATAGAAGAGGCTCGCCAAAGCGCCAATGGGGACGTGGTGCTGGTAGACGGCGTCACAGGCTCCGGCAAAACCGAGGTCTATCTCCAGGCCATCGAGTCCACCTTAGCCGCAGGCCAGGGCGCCATCGTGCTGGTCCCCGAGATCTCGCTAACCGCCCAAACCGTAGGCCGCTTCCGCAGCCGCTTTGGCGACCGAGTGTCCATCTTGCACTCTAGACTCTCGGTAGGGGAGCGCCGCGATCAGTGGGAGCGGTTGCGCACTGGCGAAGCCCAGGTGGCGGTAGGTGCTCGATCGGCGCTTTTTGCACCCATCCATAATTTGGGTCTCATTGTGGTGGACGAGGAACACGAGCATTCCTACAAGCAAGATCAAGCCCCTCGTTACCAAGCCCGCGATGTGGCAGCCCAGATGGCCCGTGAGCGTGGAGCAGCCCTCGTTTTGGGCAGCGCCACTCTCTCTATGGAGGCCATCCAGCGTGCCCAAGAAGGCGGCTGGCGTGGCGCCCGTTGGACGCGCGTGGCCATGGAGGAGCGCCCAGGCACCTCCCAGCTTCCCAGCGTGCGCATCGTAGATATGCGCACTGAGGGCGCCAAGGGAGACGGCTCGCCCTTTTCGCCCACCTTGGCTGCAGCGCTCAAGGCCAACTACCAAGCCAAACGCAAATCGGTGCTGCTGCTCAATCGCCGAGGCTTTGCCAGCTTCCTCATGTGCCAAGACTGCGGCTGCGTTCCCGAGTGCCCCCACTGCTCCACAGCGCTTACCTATCACGAGCGCACCCATGAGCTGGTGTGCCACAGCTGCGGGTCCAGCTGGTCCATCAACGCCTATCCCAATCCCTACACCCACTGCCCTTCCTGCGGCAGCCGCTACCTGGCCGCCTATGGCGTGGGCACTCAGCGGGTGGAAGACGAGCTTGCGCAGCTTTTGCCCGGCGCCCCCATCATTCGCATGGATGCCGACACCACCAAAACCAAAGGTGCCCATCAGGCGCTGCTGGAAGAGTTCGACGCAGCAGAGGGCGCCGTGCTCATTGGCACCCAGATGATCGCCAAAGGCCTCGACTTCCCCGAGGTCACTCTGGTGGGCGTCATCAATGCCGACACTACTTTGAAGCTTCCCGACTTCCGCGCCGGCGAGCGCACCTACGACCTATTAGAACAGGTGGCTGGGCGCGCCGGCCGCGGCCAGGAAGCCGGACAGGTGATCGTTCAAACCTACTGGCCTACCCACCCTGCCATTACCTCGGTGGCAAGCCATGACCGCTATGGGTTCCGCTCATGGGAGCTGGCCCAGCGCCAAGAGGCCAGCTATCCGCCCTTCGCCCGCCTAGGAAACATCACGGTTTCTGGCACCAACGGCCGTCATGTACAGCAGGAGGTGCAAGACATCGCTGCTCAGTTACGCCAACGCACCCGAGATCTCGCTGGCTGGCAGATCCTCGGCCCTACCGAATGCGTAAAGGCCAAGGTCAAAGACCGCTACCGATTCCACGTGCTCATCAAAGCTCCTGCCACCGCAACCCTTGGCCCACTGCTGGCCGAGACCTGTGCGGCAGTGAACACCAAAGGTGTTTCTGTAGCTATCGACGTGGACCCCTACGACTTTATGTAG
- a CDS encoding helix-turn-helix domain-containing protein, with product MKRALPFRTRQAAKDIGQSIRDWRRLQTITSDELADMAGVSRSTLSRLENGDPSVSLATLLNICNAFALTDHVIDAVNPYETDYRRARAPQSLPQRVRRPK from the coding sequence ATGAAACGAGCTCTTCCCTTTAGAACTCGCCAAGCAGCGAAAGACATAGGGCAATCCATACGCGATTGGCGAAGACTTCAGACCATTACTTCAGATGAACTTGCTGATATGGCGGGAGTTTCTCGGTCTACGTTGTCTCGTTTAGAGAATGGAGATCCATCGGTGAGCTTGGCGACTCTCCTTAATATTTGCAATGCCTTTGCGCTCACGGATCATGTCATTGATGCAGTGAATCCCTATGAGACGGATTATAGACGGGCAAGAGCGCCTCAAAGTCTGCCGCAGAGGGTGAGGAGGCCGAAGTAG
- a CDS encoding aldo/keto reductase: MVQVPSRTLGVGATCPLEVSAVGLGCMGFSHGYGPGPDWDKSVDLIRRAHAMGYSFFDTAEGYGSGHNERLVGEAVAPFRSEVVLATKLHIPETAMDSRAKYDLYGVVREHLEASLKRLATDYVDLYYQHRMNHTITPEAVAEVMGRLIDEGLIHGWGQSQSTPEEIKRGYGACPLTAVQSEHSMMERMFESEVIPLCGQLGIGFVAFSPMSGGFLSGKYAPKEQSEYLGDDVRRGITRYNKANMEANEPLLELLDQVAAKKGATKAQIALAWMLDRHDFVVPIPGARRLDRLQENLGAAVVRLSASELEALDNALAVIEVHGNRTDEDIMALYANEETNPTRLTT, translated from the coding sequence ATGGTGCAGGTTCCTTCTCGCACGCTGGGTGTTGGCGCTACTTGTCCTCTTGAAGTCTCTGCAGTGGGCTTAGGCTGCATGGGGTTTAGCCATGGTTATGGGCCTGGACCAGACTGGGACAAGTCGGTGGATCTTATCCGCCGCGCCCATGCTATGGGCTACAGCTTTTTTGATACTGCCGAGGGCTATGGCAGCGGTCACAACGAGCGCCTGGTAGGCGAAGCGGTGGCACCTTTTAGGTCTGAGGTTGTGCTGGCAACCAAGCTGCATATTCCAGAGACTGCGATGGATAGTCGTGCGAAATATGATCTCTATGGTGTGGTGCGCGAGCATTTGGAGGCTTCGCTGAAGCGCTTGGCGACAGATTATGTCGATTTGTACTATCAGCATCGGATGAATCACACCATTACCCCTGAGGCTGTGGCCGAGGTGATGGGGCGTTTGATTGATGAAGGTCTGATTCATGGCTGGGGCCAATCGCAGTCGACTCCCGAGGAGATCAAGCGAGGCTATGGAGCCTGTCCGCTTACGGCGGTTCAGAGTGAACACTCCATGATGGAGCGCATGTTTGAGAGTGAAGTGATTCCGCTTTGTGGGCAGCTGGGCATCGGCTTTGTGGCCTTCTCCCCAATGAGCGGAGGGTTCTTATCGGGTAAGTATGCACCCAAAGAGCAATCTGAATACTTGGGTGACGATGTGCGCCGTGGCATCACGCGCTATAACAAAGCAAACATGGAGGCTAATGAGCCGTTGCTGGAGCTGCTGGATCAAGTGGCGGCTAAGAAGGGCGCAACAAAGGCCCAGATTGCCCTGGCATGGATGCTCGACCGCCATGACTTTGTAGTGCCAATCCCTGGAGCACGCAGACTAGACAGGTTGCAAGAAAACCTGGGGGCCGCGGTAGTAAGGTTGAGCGCCAGCGAGCTTGAAGCGCTTGATAATGCGCTGGCAGTCATCGAGGTTCATGGCAATCGTACCGACGAGGACATCATGGCACTCTATGCCAATGAGGAGACTAATCCTACAAGGCTGACTACATAA
- the metK gene encoding methionine adenosyltransferase codes for MASNVTYFTSESVTEGHPDKICDQVSDAILDAILAKETDLQNKGYVSPSGKPANVDDVRCACETFVTTGTVLVAGEIRTQAYVDVQKIARDVIRNIGYDDPSYGFDADTCGVINMIHEQSPDIAMGVDESFAAQRGEAEEDIDRVGAGDQGMMFGYATDETPALMPMPAYLAQKLALRLAEVRKNGTVPYLRPDGKTQVTVKYEDGKPVAVTAIVISTQHDPEVESMDTIRKDMIEQVIEPVFAQDNIDWQDAEIFVNPTGRFVVGGPMGDTGLTGRKIIVDTYGGMGRHGGGAFSGKDATKVDRSAAYAARWVAKNVVAAGLANRCEVELAYAIGVSRPISVLVDTHHTGVVPDNVIEQAVKEVFDLRPGAIIRDLKLRRPIFQKTAAYGHFGRQDADFTWEDTNKVEQLKDAVAKIEAARLEA; via the coding sequence ATGGCGAGCAATGTCACCTATTTCACCTCTGAGAGCGTTACAGAGGGCCATCCTGACAAGATTTGCGACCAGGTGTCGGATGCCATCCTCGACGCCATTCTTGCCAAAGAGACTGATCTTCAAAACAAGGGCTATGTGTCTCCTTCGGGCAAGCCGGCAAACGTGGACGACGTGCGTTGCGCCTGCGAGACCTTTGTGACCACCGGTACCGTGCTTGTGGCAGGCGAGATTCGCACCCAAGCCTACGTGGACGTCCAAAAGATCGCCCGCGACGTGATCCGCAACATCGGCTACGACGACCCCAGCTACGGCTTTGATGCAGATACCTGCGGCGTCATCAACATGATCCACGAGCAGTCCCCCGACATCGCCATGGGCGTCGACGAGTCTTTTGCCGCTCAGCGCGGCGAGGCCGAGGAGGACATCGACCGCGTAGGCGCCGGCGACCAGGGCATGATGTTTGGCTATGCCACAGACGAAACCCCGGCCCTTATGCCCATGCCTGCCTATCTGGCCCAAAAGTTGGCCCTGCGCCTGGCAGAGGTGCGCAAGAACGGCACTGTGCCCTATCTGCGCCCCGACGGCAAGACCCAGGTGACCGTCAAATACGAGGACGGCAAGCCTGTGGCGGTGACCGCCATCGTCATCTCCACCCAGCACGATCCTGAGGTGGAGTCCATGGACACCATCCGCAAGGACATGATCGAGCAGGTCATCGAGCCGGTCTTTGCTCAAGACAACATCGACTGGCAGGACGCGGAGATCTTTGTGAACCCCACCGGCCGCTTTGTGGTGGGCGGCCCCATGGGCGACACCGGCCTTACCGGCCGCAAGATCATCGTGGACACCTATGGTGGTATGGGCCGTCACGGCGGCGGCGCCTTCTCCGGCAAGGATGCCACCAAGGTGGACCGCTCCGCTGCCTACGCCGCCCGTTGGGTCGCCAAGAACGTGGTGGCCGCCGGCCTTGCCAATCGCTGCGAGGTGGAGCTGGCCTACGCCATTGGCGTCTCTCGCCCCATCTCCGTGCTGGTGGACACCCATCACACCGGCGTCGTGCCCGACAACGTCATCGAGCAGGCCGTCAAAGAGGTCTTCGACCTTCGCCCCGGCGCCATCATTCGCGACCTCAAGCTGCGCCGTCCCATCTTCCAAAAGACTGCCGCCTACGGTCACTTTGGCCGCCAAGACGCAGACTTCACCTGGGAAGACACCAACAAGGTTGAGCAGCTCAAGGACGCCGTCGCAAAGATTGAGGCCGCCCGTCTCGAAGCCTAG
- a CDS encoding type II toxin-antitoxin system Phd/YefM family antitoxin — protein sequence MECVSYSGFRRNLREYLDKTRDDACEILVTSQDPTSNVVVMNASEYDSLMETLRIYENPELHQKILKGVASAASGDVFIHDLIDDMDISNVCE from the coding sequence ATGGAATGTGTAAGCTACTCAGGGTTTCGACGCAATTTGCGGGAATACCTTGATAAGACTCGTGATGATGCCTGCGAGATACTCGTCACGAGCCAAGATCCGACTTCAAATGTCGTAGTAATGAATGCTTCTGAATACGACTCCCTCATGGAAACGTTAAGAATCTACGAGAATCCAGAGCTTCATCAGAAAATACTCAAAGGAGTAGCCTCGGCTGCATCAGGAGATGTATTTATTCATGACTTAATTGATGATATGGATATCTCAAATGTCTGTGAATAG
- a CDS encoding Txe/YoeB family addiction module toxin: MIWISQMSVNRSSQKGRHKVWTTDSWEDYLSWQAGDKATLRRINRLVEEICRTPFEGIGKPEPLKGDLSGLWSRRIDHKNRLVYKPEDDYVLFLSLRDHY; this comes from the coding sequence ATGATATGGATATCTCAAATGTCTGTGAATAGGAGTAGTCAGAAAGGACGCCACAAAGTTTGGACGACTGATTCTTGGGAAGATTATCTTTCTTGGCAAGCAGGTGATAAAGCCACATTGCGAAGAATTAATCGATTAGTAGAAGAAATATGTCGAACTCCTTTCGAAGGCATAGGAAAACCGGAGCCACTAAAAGGAGACTTATCGGGCTTGTGGTCTAGGCGAATTGATCATAAAAACCGTCTGGTGTATAAGCCTGAGGATGATTACGTGCTTTTCCTCTCTTTACGCGACCATTATTAG
- a CDS encoding recombinase family protein, giving the protein MASRLFGYARVSAADQNLDRQLDTFSKLDLDEIVTDKASGKNFDRPGWRSLIRRLKPGDVLYVASIDRLGRNYDEILSVWQDLTHERGVDVVVLDMPLLDTRNTVGGLTGNFLSNIVLQLLAYVAQMERDKIRERQAQGIAAARARGKHLGRPRIEQPPTYTFVKNAFDQGEITRKEAAQQLGVSLSTFDSWRRQEA; this is encoded by the coding sequence ATGGCTTCGCGTTTATTTGGCTATGCTCGTGTTTCTGCTGCAGATCAAAACCTTGATAGGCAGCTCGATACTTTTTCTAAACTGGATCTTGATGAGATAGTCACAGACAAGGCCAGTGGAAAGAACTTCGATCGTCCAGGGTGGCGCTCTCTAATACGGAGACTTAAACCAGGTGATGTGTTGTACGTCGCCAGTATCGATCGTCTTGGTCGCAATTACGATGAAATTCTGAGTGTTTGGCAGGATCTCACCCATGAGCGAGGTGTGGACGTGGTGGTGTTAGACATGCCTTTGCTAGATACACGTAATACCGTTGGTGGTCTCACGGGTAATTTCTTGTCCAATATTGTTTTGCAATTACTTGCATACGTTGCTCAAATGGAGCGAGATAAGATTCGCGAACGCCAAGCCCAAGGCATCGCTGCTGCTCGGGCTCGTGGCAAACATTTGGGGAGGCCTCGAATAGAGCAACCACCCACTTATACATTTGTCAAAAATGCCTTTGACCAAGGGGAGATAACTCGCAAAGAAGCCGCCCAGCAATTAGGAGTGAGTCTTTCTACCTTTGATAGCTGGCGACGCCAAGAAGCTTAA